The region TCAACATCTATAAGAGATCCAACTTCTTGTACCAACTGTTTGGGATTATCGTGGGGAGCACGTGGAATCCCAACAATCTCGAGACAATCACGCCGCAAATATTGCTGCACATCATCAATGGCTACCTCATTACCATACATCGAGTCCTCAAGATTTGATACGGTATTTATCAAATCATTCCGTGACTTCTCCaattcttgtattttttggttTGCACCTTGAGTAGCTACCAGCAAGTTATCATACTTAGAAGACAGTGACGACTGATTTTGCTCAATATTTTGAAGACGTTCATTTAGAGTTGCAATCTGTGATTGAAGTTGCACTTTAACCGCTTCAATTTCAGACTTAATAGcgggcaaaaactctttttccCATAGCTCTCTAAGATGTTTTACGGTCAGCTGCACGTTGTCCTTTACCATAATTCATTAACTAAATGTTCTCCTCGCTTCCTTTCTTACGTAAACATTTGCAAGAGCAGGAGCTCTTGAAAACGTGGCCATCCGCCATGCTTGAGTTGCGGCAGTTACAGTTGCTATCATTGGTATCATTGGTAGGATTAGATTTGTTGATTTGAGCTTTGTTGTGGTTGGATATAATGGTTTTAATATTTGTCATACATGTAGGAAAGTGCTTCCTCTCTCTCATTGATCAACACTTCCCTAAATGACACCTACTTCAGAAAATTATCAACAGGAACACgcttaaattaagctatagCTGTTTGCTACGAAACCGTTTTTTGTCATAAATACACATAAATGTAAATGAAACATTCCGAACTGATTCATATCAGTGTAAATTAGCATGTGTGGACCTTTCCTAAAAAACGGAAGGTCTTCTAGTTTTCTAAAAGAGTTTTTCACAACGTTTCCAAAAATATTCAGCTTACAAGGGTTGTTAGAGTCATACTTTACAACAGCATTTGATAAGTAAATTTAACTTTTGTCAAAATTAAAATGGAACGGTATGCAGAGGTCTTGGGAAGCACTTTTCTTTACTTTAGGGACCTTTGAATTCagttattgtttttaatttttacgaTATTTTGGGCTGGTGTACCAAAGAATGAGTATTTGCTACGTTACTGACGTTTGGGCGATCTTAATTTGATGAGGAG is a window of Montipora foliosa isolate CH-2021 chromosome 5, ASM3666993v2, whole genome shotgun sequence DNA encoding:
- the LOC138002205 gene encoding uncharacterized protein — protein: MVKDNVQLTVKHLRELWEKEFLPAIKSEIEAVKVQLQSQIATLNERLQNIEQNQSSLSSKYDNLLVATQGANQKIQELEKSRNDLINTVSNLEDSMYGNEVAIDDVQQYLRRDCLEIVGIPRAPHDNPKQLVQEVGSLIDVDIGVNDISTAHRLPDTKKVKNRIIVKFVRCDKRQEMYRNRRKLIRKNTSALPSVREEIGKSIPSGSKIHINESLTAYRKRLFGKLHKFKQDNNFKFLWTANGTIYLRESESSDVFRFTTFEEFDDFCKPPG